From a single Mangifera indica cultivar Alphonso chromosome 19, CATAS_Mindica_2.1, whole genome shotgun sequence genomic region:
- the LOC123203485 gene encoding glucan endo-1,3-beta-glucosidase, basic isoform-like, which produces MVYPLLLLGLLVASLDTTVAQIGVCYGMHGDNLPPKPEVIALYKQYGITRMRLYEPDTDALEALRGSNIGLMLGVPDGELERLASNQAEATAWVQNNVIKYSDVSFRYIVVGNEIRPEYPPFKFIIPAIQNIHNAIVAAGLSNQIKVSHAIDLGALASSYPPSASSFRQDFQPMIGPLFTFLKESQSPLLVNAYTYFAYAANEKNPTNLDYSLLRSNKVVVSDPPFSYTNLFDATMDAVYTALEKAGAPSLEVVVSETGWPSAAGADTTLENEQTYNQNLINHVKAAGTPKRPGKPIEVYLFAMFDENLKEPEVEKHWGLFSPNKEPKFQITFN; this is translated from the exons ATGGTTTACCCACTGCTTCTACTTGGCCTGCTAGTAGCTAGCCTTGACACAACAG TTGCTCAAATAGGTGTTTGTTATGGAATGCATGGAGATAATTTACCACCCAAACCAGAAGTGATTGCTCTTTACAAGCAGTATGGCATCACTAGAATGAGACTGTATGAGCCTGACACAGATGCTCTTGAAGCTCTCCGAGGTTCCAACATTGGGCTCATGCTTGGTGTTCCAGATGGAGAACTTGAAAGACTCGCTTCCAATCAAGCTGAAGCAACCGCTTGGGTTCAGAATAACGTCATAAAATACAGCGATGTATCATTCCGATACATTGTCGTTGGAAACGAAATACGACCTGAATATCCTCCATTTAAGTTTATAATTCCAGCCATTCAAAACATCCACAATGCCATTGTTGCAGCTGGCCTCTCAAACCAGATTAAAGTATCCCATGCCATTGATCTTGGAGCCCTTGCGTCATCTTACCCACCATCAGCTTCTTCCTTCAGGCAAGATTTTCAACCAATGATTGGTCCTCTCTTTACCTTCCTCAAAGAAAGCCAATCCCCACTACTTGTCAACGCATATACATATTTTGCTTACGCGGCAAACGAAAAAAATCCCACCAATCTTGATTACTCTCTTTTGAGGTCGAATAAAGTAGTAGTTTCAGATCCTCCATTCAGTTATACCAACTTGTTTGATGCAACCATGGATGCTGTTTATACTGCACTTGAAAAGGCTGGCGCTCCTTCTCTCGAAGTTGTTGTATCCGAGACTGGTTGGCCCTCGGCTGCTGGTGCAGACACCACTTTAGAAAATGAACAGACTTATAATCAGAATTTGATTAACCATGTCAAGGCAGCTGGGACTCCCAAGAGGCCTGGAAAGCCAATAGAGGTTTATTTGTTCGCCATGTTTGATGAAAATCTAAAGGAACCGGAAGTGGAGAAACACTGGGGATTGTTTTCTCCAAATAAGGAGCCAAAGTTccaaattacttttaattaa